The Paramagnetospirillum magnetotacticum MS-1 genome includes the window GGCGCGGTAATGGTCTTCTTGGCAATGGTGGCCTGAAGCCCGGCCACCTTGGCCTGTTTGACCTTCAACTCGGCCTCGGCCTTTTCCAGGGCGGCAACGCTGACCGTGTTGGACTTGAGAAGCGCCGCGCTGCGGTCATAGCTGGTCCGGGCCAGGACCAGTTCGGCCTGGGCGCTTCGCAGATCGCCCATTTCCACGTCGGAATCCAGTTGCACCAGCACCTGACCCTTCTTCACGTCGTGGCCGGATTCAAAGGCAATGGCCTTGACCAGACCGGACATGGCTCCGGAAATATCGACGCCGTTGACCGCCTGAAGTGTGCCCACCGCCGGGACCACGGCGCGCCAGTCGGCCATCTGGGCCTTGGCGGTGGTCACCGATATCACCGGCTTTGGCATTGTCGCGAAGAACTGCTTGATCATGTGGTTCTTGAAGGCGACGAAACCGAACACGCCTCCGAAAACGAGGGCCGAGCCCGCCAGCATGATGATCATCCGTTTGGCTTTCATGACGCAGGCTCCGTTACTGCAATAGGTCGAGGGCGTGCCGCTTGAGGCGCTCTGCCCCCTCGGCGTTGCTGATATTGATTCCCATCAGGCGCTGGAAAAAGACGCCGTCCATGGCGGTGCAGATCAGCCCGGCCCGTTCCAGGTCGGGGCTGTCGCTCTTGATACGCTCCATCCAGCGGTCGTACATGACCTGGATGGGGGCGACCAGATCGGGATTGACGGTGACGGCAGCCAGCAGCGCGCCACCCACCGGATCAAAAGCCGGGCCGCTGGCATCGAAGGTGGCATGCACATGGGCCCGCGCCCAGCGATAGGGCCCATCGACCTCGCGCTCGTAATATTCATGGTTCAACTGGTCGCACTGATCGATCAGGCGCTGGACCATGCCGCGGATCAGGTCGTCCTTGCTCTTGAAATGATAGAGCACGCCGCCCTTGCTGATACCCGCCACTTTGGCGGCCTC containing:
- a CDS encoding TetR/AcrR family transcriptional regulator, translated to MSTREKIIDSAMAIVRDQGVAKLTLDEAAKVAGISKGGVLYHFKSKDDLIRGMVQRLIDQCDQLNHEYYEREVDGPYRWARAHVHATFDASGPAFDPVGGALLAAVTVNPDLVAPIQVMYDRWMERIKSDSPDLERAGLICTAMDGVFFQRLMGINISNAEGAERLKRHALDLLQ